In Nitratireductor basaltis, the following are encoded in one genomic region:
- the fabI gene encoding enoyl-ACP reductase FabI, whose protein sequence is MAGGNGLMAGKRGLILGVANNRSIAWGIAKACANEGAELALTYQGEPLKKRVEPLADELGAITVGHLDVTDPASMDAVFAEIEKRWGKLDFLVHAIAFSDKNELDGRYIETSRENFLRSMDISVYSFTEIARRAEPLMSDGGSMLTLTYYGAEKVMPHYNVMGVAKAALEASVRYLAVDLGGKNIRVNAISAGPIKTLAASGIGDFRYILRWNEYNSPLKRVVTTDEVGDSGLYLLSHLSRGVTGEVLHVDSGYHVVGMKAVDAPDISVVKDD, encoded by the coding sequence ATGGCAGGTGGCAATGGCCTGATGGCCGGCAAGCGGGGCCTTATCCTCGGCGTCGCAAACAATCGGTCGATCGCCTGGGGTATCGCCAAGGCATGCGCCAATGAAGGTGCTGAGCTTGCACTGACCTATCAGGGTGAGCCTCTCAAGAAGCGCGTCGAGCCGCTCGCCGACGAGTTGGGCGCCATCACGGTCGGACATCTGGACGTAACCGACCCTGCATCCATGGATGCGGTCTTCGCCGAGATCGAGAAGCGTTGGGGCAAGCTCGACTTTCTCGTCCACGCAATCGCATTTTCCGACAAGAACGAGCTGGACGGCCGCTACATCGAGACCTCGCGGGAAAACTTCCTGCGCTCGATGGATATTTCGGTCTACTCCTTCACCGAGATAGCCCGCCGTGCCGAACCGCTCATGAGTGATGGCGGTTCGATGCTCACGCTCACCTATTACGGTGCCGAGAAGGTCATGCCGCACTACAATGTGATGGGTGTTGCCAAGGCGGCTCTTGAGGCGAGCGTGCGCTACCTCGCCGTCGATCTGGGTGGCAAGAACATCCGCGTTAACGCGATTTCGGCAGGCCCGATCAAGACGCTCGCCGCCTCCGGCATTGGCGACTTCCGCTATATCCTGCGCTGGAACGAGTACAACTCGCCGCTCAAGCGTGTTGTCACCACGGATGAGGTCGGCGATTCCGGTCTATATCTGCTCTCGCATCTCTCGCGCGGCGTCACCGGCGAAGTTCTCCACGTCGATTCCGGTTATCACGTCGTTGGCATGAAGGCAGTCGACGCACCGGATATCTCCGTCGTCAAGGACGACTGA
- a CDS encoding histone deacetylase family protein → MVTRIFTHSDCLEHDTPLGHPERADRLRAIEKVLSHDIFNPLERFEAPLADEDAILLAHPPEYRQRVKQAIPAEGRAKIDEDTSVSPKSMDAARRAIGGATAAVDAVFNRECDNAFVATRPPGHHAEKNRAMGFCLFNNAAIAARHAQQEHGAERVAIIDWDVHHGNGTQDIFWDDPSVLYCSTHEMPLYPGTGAESETGAGNICNVPLRRGDGGVAFRDAMDSVILPRLVQFSPDLIIISAGFDAHYRDPLAELTFTEDDFSWATAELMDKAARFCSNRIVSVLEGGYDLEGLALSVAAHVGRLMKG, encoded by the coding sequence ATGGTCACACGCATCTTCACCCATTCCGACTGTCTGGAACACGACACGCCCCTTGGCCACCCCGAGCGGGCCGATCGCCTGCGCGCCATCGAGAAGGTGCTGTCACACGACATCTTCAATCCGCTGGAGCGCTTCGAGGCACCACTAGCTGATGAGGATGCGATACTGCTCGCCCATCCACCCGAGTATCGCCAGCGCGTGAAGCAAGCGATACCCGCCGAGGGAAGAGCCAAGATCGACGAGGATACGAGCGTCAGCCCCAAGAGCATGGACGCCGCACGCCGCGCGATTGGCGGCGCCACGGCTGCCGTTGATGCTGTTTTCAACAGGGAATGCGACAACGCCTTTGTTGCCACGCGTCCGCCCGGTCATCACGCCGAAAAGAACCGGGCCATGGGCTTCTGCCTCTTCAACAATGCCGCCATCGCCGCGCGGCATGCGCAGCAGGAGCACGGAGCCGAACGCGTCGCCATCATCGATTGGGACGTGCATCACGGCAACGGCACGCAGGACATCTTCTGGGATGACCCGAGCGTGCTTTATTGCTCCACCCACGAAATGCCGCTTTATCCCGGCACCGGCGCGGAAAGCGAGACGGGTGCTGGCAATATCTGCAATGTGCCGCTCAGGCGCGGCGACGGCGGAGTGGCCTTCCGCGACGCGATGGATTCGGTGATCCTGCCGCGCCTTGTGCAGTTTTCGCCGGACCTCATCATCATTTCGGCGGGTTTCGATGCCCACTACCGTGACCCGCTTGCCGAACTTACATTTACCGAGGACGACTTCTCCTGGGCGACGGCAGAACTCATGGACAAGGCGGCACGCTTTTGCTCCAACCGGATTGTCAGCGTGCTGGAAGGCGGTTACGACCTTGAAGGACTGGCCCTGTCTGTCGCGGCCCATGTCGGTCGCCTGATGAAAGGATGA
- a CDS encoding histidine phosphatase family protein gives MFPLTYIVRHGQTDWNVEGRLQGQVDTDINTLGRSQADRNGAKMRELVQNPDDFDFVASPLRRTCETMERVRTGMGLPARGFRTDPLLKEVHFGDWQGFTHAELEAANPGCTEGRTSNKWRFMPPGRDAESYEKMALRVKTFLDKLDGPTVCVTHGGIIRAIFHLVGGMNGDEAAAMDVPQDRILRLSDGKLDWL, from the coding sequence ATGTTTCCGCTTACCTATATCGTCCGCCACGGCCAGACGGACTGGAATGTCGAGGGACGCCTGCAGGGGCAGGTCGACACCGACATCAACACGCTTGGTCGCAGCCAAGCCGACCGCAACGGCGCGAAGATGCGCGAGCTGGTTCAAAACCCCGACGATTTCGATTTCGTCGCAAGTCCGCTCCGCCGCACCTGCGAGACCATGGAACGTGTTCGCACGGGCATGGGCCTGCCGGCGCGCGGCTTCCGCACCGATCCGCTATTGAAGGAAGTGCATTTCGGCGACTGGCAGGGCTTCACCCATGCCGAGCTTGAGGCCGCCAATCCCGGCTGCACCGAGGGGCGGACATCGAACAAGTGGCGCTTCATGCCACCCGGCCGCGATGCGGAGAGCTATGAAAAGATGGCGCTTCGCGTGAAGACGTTTCTCGACAAGCTCGACGGTCCCACGGTTTGCGTCACCCATGGCGGTATCATCCGCGCAATCTTCCACCTGGTCGGCGGGATGAACGGAGACGAGGCGGCTGCCATGGATGTGCCACAGGATCGCATCCTGCGGCTGTCCGACGGCAAGCTTGATTGGCTTTGA
- the dxs gene encoding 1-deoxy-D-xylulose-5-phosphate synthase, with protein sequence MKVENVTKPETPLLDKVRLPGDLKGLSEDELVQLSSELRTEMIDAVSQTGGHLGAGLGVVELTVALHHVFDTPDDRIIWDVGHQAYPHKILTGRRDRIRTLRQEGGLSGFTKRSESEYDPFGAAHSSTSISAGLGMAVARDLKGGRNNVIAVIGDGAMSAGMAYEAMNNAGALDARLIVILNDNDMSIAPPQGAMSAYLARLASGRTYQGFRDFGKKLSSYLGKNVDRAITRAVEHARGYVTGGTLFEEMGFFHIGPIDGHNMEHLVPVLKNVRDHGQGPVLIHVVTQKGKGYPPAEAAADKYHGVSKFDVITGAQAKAPSNAPAYTKVFAQALQEEAREDDKIVAVTAAMPSGTGLDLFGKEFPERTFDVGIAEQHGVTFAAGMATEGYKPFCAIYSTFLQRAYDQVVHDVAIQNLPVRFAIDRAGYVGADGATHCGAFDIAYLASLPNMVVMAPADEAELKHMVATAVAHDAGPIAFRYPRGNGVGVEMPERGQKLEIGKGRIVKEGSKIAILSLGTRLADSLKAADELDAAGLSTTVADARFAKPLDEALLRQLASDHEVLVTIEEGSVGGFGSQVLHFLTNEGLLDNGLKVRSMVMPDVFMDHAKPEKMVADAGLDASGIVRTVFAALGRQQTEARA encoded by the coding sequence ATGAAGGTTGAGAACGTGACCAAGCCAGAAACCCCGCTCCTCGACAAGGTGCGGCTGCCAGGTGATCTCAAGGGACTGAGCGAAGACGAACTGGTGCAGCTCTCTTCCGAGCTGCGCACGGAAATGATCGACGCCGTCTCGCAGACCGGTGGTCACCTTGGCGCGGGCCTTGGTGTCGTGGAACTGACGGTCGCGCTTCACCACGTTTTCGACACGCCCGATGACCGCATCATCTGGGATGTCGGCCATCAGGCCTATCCGCACAAGATCCTGACAGGCCGCCGCGACCGTATCCGCACGCTTCGTCAGGAAGGCGGACTTTCCGGCTTCACCAAGCGCTCCGAGAGCGAATATGACCCGTTCGGTGCCGCGCATTCCTCCACATCCATCTCCGCCGGTCTCGGAATGGCCGTGGCGCGTGATCTCAAAGGCGGGCGCAACAATGTCATCGCGGTGATCGGCGATGGTGCAATGTCAGCCGGCATGGCCTATGAGGCCATGAACAATGCGGGCGCACTGGATGCGCGGCTGATCGTCATTCTCAACGACAACGACATGTCGATCGCCCCGCCGCAAGGTGCGATGAGCGCCTATCTGGCGCGTCTGGCTTCCGGCCGCACCTATCAGGGCTTCCGCGACTTCGGAAAGAAGCTTTCCTCCTATCTCGGCAAGAATGTCGACCGCGCAATCACCCGCGCGGTGGAGCATGCGCGTGGCTATGTCACCGGGGGCACACTGTTTGAGGAAATGGGCTTCTTCCATATCGGCCCGATCGACGGACACAATATGGAGCACCTCGTTCCGGTCCTGAAAAATGTCCGTGACCACGGACAGGGCCCGGTGCTGATCCATGTGGTCACCCAGAAGGGCAAGGGCTATCCGCCCGCAGAGGCTGCTGCCGACAAGTATCACGGCGTCTCGAAATTCGACGTCATCACGGGCGCGCAGGCCAAGGCACCGTCCAATGCGCCTGCATATACCAAGGTCTTTGCGCAGGCACTGCAGGAAGAGGCGCGCGAGGACGACAAGATTGTCGCCGTAACCGCCGCCATGCCTTCGGGCACGGGTCTCGACCTTTTCGGCAAGGAATTTCCCGAGCGAACATTTGACGTCGGCATTGCTGAACAGCATGGCGTGACCTTCGCGGCTGGCATGGCGACGGAAGGCTACAAGCCGTTCTGCGCAATCTATTCCACATTCCTGCAACGCGCTTACGATCAGGTCGTGCATGATGTCGCGATACAGAATTTGCCTGTTCGCTTCGCCATCGACCGTGCGGGCTATGTCGGTGCGGATGGTGCAACCCATTGCGGCGCCTTCGATATCGCCTATCTGGCAAGCCTGCCGAACATGGTTGTCATGGCTCCTGCCGACGAGGCGGAGCTGAAACATATGGTCGCGACCGCAGTCGCCCATGATGCCGGTCCCATCGCCTTCCGCTATCCGCGTGGCAATGGCGTGGGCGTAGAAATGCCCGAGCGCGGCCAGAAGCTCGAAATCGGCAAGGGCCGCATCGTGAAGGAAGGCAGCAAGATCGCCATCCTTTCCCTCGGCACCCGCCTGGCCGACAGCCTTAAGGCTGCGGACGAACTTGATGCAGCCGGTCTCTCCACCACGGTTGCCGATGCGCGCTTTGCGAAGCCGCTTGACGAGGCGCTTCTGCGCCAGCTTGCTTCCGATCATGAAGTTCTCGTCACCATCGAGGAAGGCTCGGTTGGCGGCTTCGGCTCACAGGTTCTGCATTTCCTGACCAATGAAGGTCTGCTCGACAACGGCTTGAAGGTGCGTTCCATGGTCATGCCGGATGTGTTCATGGACCACGCCAAGCCCGAGAAGATGGTGGCTGATGCGGGGCTTGATGCCAGCGGCATCGTCAGAACCGTTTTTGCCGCACTTGGACGCCAGCAAACCGAGGCACGCGCCTGA
- a CDS encoding class I SAM-dependent RNA methyltransferase, which produces MTRLTIESLGAQGDGIANIPSGPVFVPQALPGEEVEAEIVKGRARAVSVVTQAPQRVTPPCKHFHDCGGCVIQHLERSPYEEWKRQKVVQALGSRGLQAEVEPLVSCPAHARRRVALTARKIGSRTLLGYNARQSHHVVDVEECPIARPEIVSALPQLRELAAMLAATPKPFRIAVTVTQTGLDIAVDGAGKVAERARQKALTFSVEQGFARLVLDGEALVERQKPVLAVGKAAVIVPPAGFTQAVAEIEQVMAELVCGHLEKSKHAADLFSGLGTFALRLAENRRVHAVEGDAASLAALDSAARQTPGLKPLTVEKRDLFHRPLLAKELDQFDGVVFDPPRAGAEDQCRQLARAKVKRIAAVSCNPGTLARDLAMLVEGGYRITRVVPLDQFLWSPHVEVVALLER; this is translated from the coding sequence ATGACAAGACTGACCATTGAAAGCCTCGGCGCCCAGGGCGACGGTATCGCCAATATCCCATCCGGACCGGTCTTCGTGCCGCAGGCATTGCCCGGCGAAGAGGTGGAAGCCGAGATCGTGAAGGGCAGGGCGCGCGCCGTGTCGGTCGTAACGCAGGCGCCTCAACGCGTGACACCTCCCTGCAAGCATTTCCATGACTGCGGTGGCTGCGTGATCCAGCATCTGGAGCGCTCCCCTTACGAGGAATGGAAGCGCCAGAAGGTGGTGCAGGCGCTGGGCAGCCGTGGTTTGCAGGCGGAAGTGGAGCCGCTCGTTTCCTGTCCCGCCCATGCGCGCCGCCGCGTTGCGCTGACCGCCCGCAAGATCGGCAGCCGCACGCTGCTTGGCTACAATGCCCGTCAGTCGCATCATGTCGTCGATGTGGAAGAATGTCCCATCGCGCGACCGGAAATCGTCTCGGCTCTGCCGCAACTGCGCGAGCTTGCCGCCATGCTTGCGGCCACTCCCAAACCGTTTCGCATCGCGGTCACGGTTACCCAGACCGGGCTGGACATTGCCGTGGATGGTGCAGGCAAGGTCGCCGAGAGGGCTCGCCAGAAGGCGCTGACATTTAGTGTCGAGCAAGGCTTTGCCCGTCTCGTGCTGGATGGCGAGGCGCTTGTCGAGCGTCAGAAGCCCGTGCTTGCGGTGGGCAAGGCCGCTGTGATCGTTCCGCCTGCGGGCTTCACCCAGGCCGTTGCCGAGATCGAGCAGGTCATGGCCGAACTCGTCTGCGGGCATCTGGAAAAGTCCAAACATGCCGCAGATCTCTTCTCCGGCCTCGGCACTTTTGCGTTGCGGCTTGCCGAAAATCGACGCGTGCACGCGGTTGAAGGCGACGCTGCCTCGCTTGCCGCACTCGATTCAGCTGCCAGGCAAACGCCAGGCTTGAAGCCGCTAACGGTCGAGAAGCGCGACCTATTCCATCGCCCGCTTCTGGCGAAGGAACTCGACCAGTTTGACGGCGTCGTCTTCGATCCGCCGCGCGCGGGAGCGGAAGACCAGTGCCGACAGCTTGCGCGGGCGAAGGTGAAACGCATTGCGGCGGTCTCCTGCAACCCCGGCACGCTTGCCCGTGATCTGGCGATGCTTGTGGAGGGCGGCTACCGCATCACGCGGGTGGTCCCGCTCGACCAGTTCCTGTGGTCGCCTCACGTGGAAGTGGTGGCACTTCTGGAGCGGTAA
- a CDS encoding DUF1344 domain-containing protein — MRSVFALALALATFLALPASAADTDGVVKSVDMEKMTVTLEDGQTYKLPAEMDASSIEAGSMVVIAYTEIEGSKQITDLFVPE; from the coding sequence ATGCGTAGCGTTTTTGCTCTCGCCCTTGCTCTAGCCACTTTTCTCGCCCTTCCCGCCAGCGCTGCCGATACGGATGGCGTTGTGAAAAGCGTGGATATGGAAAAGATGACCGTCACGCTGGAAGACGGCCAGACCTATAAGCTGCCTGCCGAGATGGATGCTTCCAGCATTGAGGCGGGCAGCATGGTCGTGATCGCCTACACGGAAATCGAAGGTTCAAAGCAGATCACGGATCTCTTCGTCCCGGAATAA
- a CDS encoding TlyA family RNA methyltransferase: MNQPARLRLDQLLVERGFFASRARARDAVLRGTVLVDGQNAAKAGQMVAATASVSVADPAQNYVSRAALKLLHGLDAFEIDPAGCTALDVGASTGGFTQVLLERGASHVLAIDVGRDQLAETLREDRRVTSIEGLNARELERSHLGNLKIDLVVSDVSFISLKLALPRALALAEPGAKAILLVKPQFEVGREKIGKGGILRDREDGIRVADDLRQWLDQQPGWRATGLVPSPIEGGDGNREFLLSGCKDQ, encoded by the coding sequence ATGAACCAGCCCGCACGACTGCGGCTTGACCAGTTGCTGGTCGAGCGGGGCTTCTTTGCAAGCCGTGCCCGCGCCCGTGATGCCGTTCTGCGTGGCACCGTTCTCGTGGATGGACAAAATGCCGCCAAGGCGGGCCAGATGGTGGCTGCCACGGCCTCAGTATCGGTGGCTGACCCCGCGCAGAATTATGTCTCGCGCGCTGCTCTCAAACTGCTTCACGGGCTCGACGCGTTCGAAATCGATCCCGCCGGCTGCACGGCCCTTGATGTAGGCGCATCCACGGGCGGCTTCACGCAGGTCCTGCTCGAACGCGGTGCAAGCCATGTTCTGGCCATAGATGTCGGGCGCGACCAGCTTGCCGAAACACTGCGGGAGGATCGGCGCGTGACCTCCATCGAAGGGCTCAATGCGCGCGAATTGGAGCGGTCCCACCTGGGCAATCTGAAGATTGATCTTGTGGTGTCCGATGTAAGCTTCATTTCGCTGAAACTGGCCCTGCCGCGGGCGCTGGCGCTGGCTGAACCGGGTGCGAAAGCGATCCTGCTCGTCAAACCGCAATTCGAAGTGGGACGCGAGAAGATCGGCAAGGGCGGCATCCTGCGTGACCGCGAAGACGGGATCCGCGTCGCCGACGATTTGAGGCAATGGCTCGATCAACAGCCGGGCTGGCGCGCAACCGGTCTCGTGCCGTCTCCCATAGAGGGCGGGGATGGCAACCGCGAATTTTTGCTGAGTGGGTGCAAGGACCAATGA
- the cobB gene encoding Sir2 family NAD+-dependent deacetylase yields MRPERIVILTGAGISAESGVDTFRDKDGIWSKYDYRDVATPEGFDADPELVHDFYNARRAGLAKVKPNAAHKALARLEEAYGKRLVLVTQNIDDLHERGGSRNVVHMHGELKRALCSHCGQRHDWEGDLSTATPCPSCHLKGSMRPDVVWFGEMPYHMERIYDALRDCDLFLSIGTSGNVYPAAQFVQEAARAGAHTVELNLEPSQSMREFGELIHGPATRVVPRYVDGLLRR; encoded by the coding sequence ATGCGTCCCGAGCGGATCGTCATACTGACCGGTGCCGGGATATCGGCCGAATCGGGCGTGGACACCTTTCGCGACAAGGACGGCATCTGGTCGAAATACGACTACCGCGATGTCGCCACGCCTGAAGGTTTTGACGCCGACCCCGAGCTTGTGCACGATTTCTACAATGCGCGGCGCGCAGGCCTTGCGAAAGTGAAGCCGAATGCTGCGCACAAGGCGCTCGCCCGCCTTGAAGAAGCCTATGGCAAGCGGCTTGTGCTGGTCACGCAGAATATCGATGATCTGCACGAGCGCGGCGGCAGCCGCAATGTCGTCCACATGCATGGAGAGCTGAAGCGCGCTCTTTGCAGCCATTGCGGCCAGCGGCATGACTGGGAGGGCGATCTGTCCACCGCAACGCCCTGCCCCAGTTGTCATCTCAAAGGCTCGATGCGCCCGGATGTCGTCTGGTTCGGCGAGATGCCCTATCACATGGAGCGCATCTACGACGCTTTGCGCGACTGCGACCTCTTTCTCTCCATCGGCACCAGCGGCAATGTCTATCCAGCGGCGCAATTCGTGCAGGAAGCAGCACGTGCTGGCGCTCATACGGTTGAGCTCAATCTGGAACCCTCGCAAAGCATGCGCGAATTCGGCGAACTGATCCACGGGCCGGCAACCAGGGTCGTGCCGCGTTACGTGGACGGGCTTCTGAGGCGCTAG
- the aroC gene encoding chorismate synthase: MSHNTFGHLFRVTTWGESHGPAIGCVIDGCPPGIEFRQEDIQDDLDRRRPGQSRFVTQRREPDQVKILSGVLPQEDGTFITTGTPISMMIENVDQRSKDYGEIAKRFRPGHADYTYDVKYGLRDYRGGGRSSARETATRVAAGALARRIVPGMKVRAALVGMGEKEIDRSNWDWDFIGNAENPFFTPDPASVAVFSDYLDGIRKNGSSVGAVIEVVAEGVPAGLGAPIYAKLDQEITANLMSINAVKGVEIGNGFEAARITGEENADEMRMGEDGKPVFLSNNAGGVLGGISTGEPIVARFAVKPTSSILTPRKSIDKDGAEVDVMTKGRHDPCVGIRAVPIAEAMVACAIADHYLRHRGQTGRI; encoded by the coding sequence ATGTCGCACAACACGTTTGGTCATCTGTTTCGGGTCACCACCTGGGGCGAGAGCCACGGGCCGGCCATCGGCTGCGTCATCGACGGGTGCCCACCCGGCATCGAGTTTCGCCAGGAAGACATACAGGACGATCTCGACCGTCGCCGTCCCGGCCAGTCGCGTTTCGTCACCCAGCGCCGCGAGCCTGACCAGGTAAAGATCCTTTCCGGCGTATTGCCACAGGAAGATGGCACGTTCATCACAACCGGCACGCCTATCTCGATGATGATCGAGAATGTCGATCAGCGCTCGAAGGACTACGGCGAGATTGCCAAGCGCTTCCGCCCCGGCCATGCCGACTACACCTATGATGTGAAATACGGCCTGCGCGATTATCGGGGCGGCGGTCGCTCTTCGGCACGCGAAACCGCGACACGTGTTGCCGCCGGTGCATTGGCGCGCAGGATCGTGCCGGGCATGAAGGTGCGTGCCGCCCTTGTTGGTATGGGCGAAAAGGAAATCGACCGGTCCAACTGGGATTGGGATTTCATCGGCAATGCGGAAAATCCATTCTTCACGCCGGACCCCGCCTCTGTTGCGGTATTCTCCGACTATCTCGACGGCATTCGCAAGAACGGCTCCTCCGTCGGTGCGGTGATCGAAGTCGTGGCCGAAGGCGTGCCGGCAGGGCTCGGCGCCCCGATCTATGCCAAGCTCGATCAGGAAATCACCGCCAACCTCATGTCCATCAATGCCGTGAAGGGCGTGGAGATCGGCAACGGCTTCGAGGCCGCCCGCATCACCGGCGAGGAGAATGCCGACGAGATGCGCATGGGCGAAGACGGCAAGCCGGTATTCCTGTCCAACAATGCGGGCGGCGTGCTGGGTGGCATCTCCACCGGGGAGCCCATCGTCGCGCGATTTGCCGTCAAGCCGACATCCTCCATCCTCACGCCCCGCAAATCCATCGACAAGGATGGTGCTGAGGTGGATGTGATGACCAAGGGGCGCCATGACCCCTGCGTTGGCATCCGTGCGGTGCCAATTGCCGAAGCCATGGTGGCCTGTGCAATCGCCGATCACTATCTGCGCCATCGCGGCCAGACCGGCCGTATCTGA
- a CDS encoding DnaJ C-terminal domain-containing protein: MKNPYDVLGVSKGASEKEIKSAFRKLAKQYHPDQRPDDPKAKERFAEISQAYDIIGNAKSRTAYDNGEIDETGKPRFHGFEGGAHGDPFAGFRRGGSRGHSSHFEFHAGGADGAGFGGEDIFSEIFGQAFGGGSRARASRGKQQRPEGMGDTNVALGVTIEEIATAAKVTAQFPDGRKLAVKLPRYVEDGQTIRLKGQGNETPFGQRGDALVKLRFKPHPRYRIEGRDLHVDLPVSLKDAVLGAKVPVETPTGKLAVRVPEWSSSDKTLRLKGRGLPLKTGGEGDLYVHVRIMLPEGGDPELEALFRRQEA, translated from the coding sequence ATGAAAAACCCTTATGACGTGCTGGGCGTGTCCAAAGGCGCGTCCGAAAAAGAGATAAAGTCCGCGTTCCGCAAGCTTGCAAAGCAGTATCATCCAGACCAGCGTCCGGATGATCCGAAGGCGAAGGAGCGTTTCGCCGAGATCAGCCAGGCCTATGACATCATAGGCAATGCCAAGTCGCGAACGGCTTATGACAATGGCGAGATCGACGAAACCGGCAAACCGCGCTTCCATGGCTTCGAGGGCGGCGCGCATGGCGACCCCTTTGCAGGCTTCAGGCGCGGCGGCAGCCGTGGCCACAGTTCGCACTTCGAGTTCCACGCAGGCGGCGCGGACGGTGCAGGCTTCGGCGGCGAGGACATTTTCAGCGAGATATTCGGCCAGGCCTTTGGCGGCGGCTCGCGTGCCCGCGCATCGCGCGGCAAGCAGCAGCGGCCCGAAGGCATGGGCGACACAAATGTCGCGCTTGGCGTTACCATCGAAGAGATCGCGACCGCGGCCAAGGTCACCGCACAGTTTCCCGATGGCCGCAAGCTTGCCGTCAAGCTGCCGCGCTATGTGGAAGACGGTCAGACAATCCGCCTGAAAGGGCAGGGAAATGAAACGCCATTCGGCCAGCGCGGCGATGCACTGGTCAAGCTGCGTTTCAAACCGCATCCGCGATACCGCATCGAGGGACGCGATCTGCATGTGGATCTGCCCGTCTCTCTGAAGGATGCGGTGCTCGGCGCCAAGGTTCCGGTGGAAACTCCGACTGGAAAGCTCGCCGTGCGGGTTCCCGAATGGTCGAGCTCCGACAAGACCCTGCGGCTGAAGGGGCGGGGCCTGCCGCTCAAGACCGGCGGCGAGGGCGACCTTTACGTGCATGTGCGCATCATGCTGCCGGAGGGCGGTGATCCGGAATTGGAGGCGCTTTTCCGCCGCCAGGAAGCCTGA
- the ribB gene encoding 3,4-dihydroxy-2-butanone-4-phosphate synthase, translated as MAYDQKKVVEALRAFERGEIVVVMDDDGRENEGDLIVAAVHCTPEKMAFIVRHTSGIVCTPMPREEARRLQLTPMVADNDAPHQTAFTVSVDFKHGTTTGISADDRTLTVRNLANPNVGVSDFVRPGHIFPLVAREGGVLMRSGHTEAAVDLCKLAGLPPVGVICELVNDDGTVMRGPDVQAFAEKHELKQVTVADLIAYRQRQETLVERVASFPVATPSGGAQGHAYKLPWEAMQHVAIVFGDIRDGEEIPVRLHTENVVEDVFGSEARLQQTMAHMAAAGRGVLVYLREGSLGVAHQERRPVGGEAEAHREALQRESEWREIGLGAQILRDLGISSIKLIASRERHYVGLEGFGIRISSTEIV; from the coding sequence ATGGCATACGACCAGAAGAAGGTTGTCGAGGCGCTGCGCGCCTTTGAGCGTGGCGAGATCGTGGTTGTCATGGACGACGACGGACGCGAGAATGAAGGCGATCTCATCGTCGCGGCCGTGCATTGCACACCTGAAAAGATGGCATTCATCGTACGCCATACCTCCGGTATCGTGTGTACGCCCATGCCCCGCGAGGAAGCGCGGCGCCTGCAACTGACCCCGATGGTTGCCGACAACGATGCGCCGCATCAGACCGCGTTCACCGTCAGTGTCGATTTCAAGCACGGCACCACGACCGGCATCTCCGCGGACGACCGCACGCTCACGGTTCGCAATCTCGCCAATCCGAATGTCGGCGTCAGCGATTTCGTCCGTCCCGGCCACATCTTCCCGCTGGTCGCGCGCGAGGGTGGCGTCCTGATGCGTTCCGGCCATACGGAAGCCGCTGTTGACCTGTGCAAGCTGGCAGGCCTGCCGCCGGTCGGCGTCATCTGCGAACTCGTCAATGACGACGGCACGGTCATGCGCGGCCCCGATGTGCAGGCATTCGCCGAAAAGCACGAACTGAAGCAGGTCACCGTTGCCGACCTCATCGCCTATCGCCAACGCCAGGAAACGCTGGTGGAGCGTGTCGCAAGCTTCCCCGTGGCTACACCTTCCGGCGGGGCTCAGGGCCATGCGTACAAACTGCCATGGGAGGCCATGCAGCACGTCGCAATCGTCTTTGGCGATATTCGCGACGGAGAGGAAATCCCTGTGCGCCTGCACACGGAGAATGTCGTCGAGGATGTCTTCGGCAGCGAAGCGCGCCTGCAGCAGACAATGGCGCATATGGCAGCTGCAGGCCGGGGCGTTCTCGTCTACCTGCGCGAGGGTTCGCTCGGTGTCGCCCACCAGGAACGTCGTCCGGTCGGTGGCGAGGCAGAAGCCCACCGGGAAGCGCTGCAGCGCGAGAGCGAGTGGCGCGAAATTGGTCTGGGCGCGCAGATCCTGCGCGATCTGGGTATCAGCTCGATCAAGCTGATTGCATCGCGCGAGCGCCATTATGTGGGTCTTGAAGGATTCGGCATCCGCATTTCTTCGACCGAAATCGTCTGA
- a CDS encoding exodeoxyribonuclease VII small subunit, with product MEAEAENANGDIKAMSFEQALDALESIVNDLERGDVPLEQSIRIYERGEALKAHCDRLLKAAEDKVEKIRLSREGQPAGVEPLDPQ from the coding sequence ATGGAAGCCGAAGCCGAAAACGCCAATGGCGACATCAAGGCGATGAGCTTTGAACAGGCGCTCGACGCGTTGGAAAGCATCGTCAACGACCTGGAGCGCGGCGACGTGCCGCTGGAGCAGTCGATCCGCATCTATGAGCGCGGTGAGGCGTTGAAGGCTCATTGCGACCGCCTGCTGAAGGCCGCCGAAGACAAGGTGGAAAAGATCCGCCTGTCGCGCGAGGGCCAGCCTGCCGGTGTGGAACCGCTGGATCCGCAATAG